A section of the Clostridium felsineum DSM 794 genome encodes:
- a CDS encoding acetolactate synthase large subunit: MSENLKQDKDSEISKIGDDEKIMTTAELVVKCLENENVEYIFGIPGEENLALIKALTKSSIKFITTRHEQGAAFMADVYGRLTGKPGVCLSTLGPGATNLMTGVADANLDGAPVVAITGQVGTDRMHIESHQHLDLVAMFAPVTKWNKQIVRPDTAPEIIRKAFKTAVSEKPGACHIDIPQNIAEMPVEGRPLRHTVTDKSFAAYSSIEKAAIAISRAKNPLILAGNGAIRSKASKAVLDMAEALNIPVANTFMGKGIIPFDHPLSLWSMGLAQKDFINRIFEKTDLVIAIGYDIVEYSPKKWNPKGQIKIIHIGEKLAEVNNSYLPEVEVIGDISDSIHEIVRRSNRIDTPKQALKVKEDMHKNYEEYSEDDGFPIKPQKILYDLRRVMGKDDIVISDVGAHKMWIARNYHCYKPNTCIISNGFASMGIAIPGALAAKLVNPDKKVVAVTGDGGFMMNSQELETALRIGTPFVTLIFNDSNYGLIKWKQEERYGESAYINFTNPDFKMYAESMGLKGYRITKAEELIPTLEEAFSQKVPAVIDCAVDYSENLKLSHKLEELK, from the coding sequence ATGAGTGAAAATTTAAAGCAAGATAAGGATTCTGAAATTTCAAAAATTGGGGATGACGAAAAAATCATGACTACAGCTGAATTGGTTGTAAAGTGTTTAGAAAATGAAAATGTGGAGTATATATTTGGTATACCAGGAGAAGAAAATTTAGCACTTATAAAGGCGCTTACGAAATCGTCTATAAAATTTATAACTACACGTCATGAGCAGGGTGCAGCTTTTATGGCAGATGTATATGGAAGATTAACAGGGAAACCTGGAGTATGTCTTTCAACGCTGGGACCTGGAGCTACAAATCTTATGACAGGAGTTGCGGATGCAAATCTTGATGGAGCACCTGTAGTTGCTATAACTGGACAAGTTGGAACAGATAGAATGCATATAGAATCACATCAACACCTTGATTTAGTTGCTATGTTTGCTCCTGTGACTAAATGGAACAAACAGATAGTGAGACCCGATACTGCACCTGAAATAATAAGAAAAGCATTTAAGACAGCAGTAAGTGAAAAACCAGGAGCATGCCATATAGATATTCCTCAAAATATTGCAGAGATGCCAGTAGAAGGAAGACCGTTAAGACATACAGTTACGGATAAAAGTTTTGCAGCCTATAGCAGCATAGAAAAGGCAGCTATAGCTATCTCAAGGGCAAAGAATCCATTAATACTTGCAGGTAATGGTGCAATACGTTCAAAAGCAAGTAAAGCTGTTTTAGACATGGCAGAGGCACTAAATATTCCGGTTGCAAACACTTTTATGGGTAAGGGAATAATACCTTTCGATCATCCTCTTTCATTATGGAGTATGGGACTTGCACAAAAGGACTTTATAAATAGAATTTTTGAAAAAACGGATCTTGTTATTGCTATAGGATATGATATAGTTGAGTATTCACCTAAAAAGTGGAATCCAAAAGGACAAATTAAGATAATTCACATAGGTGAAAAATTAGCAGAGGTTAATAATAGCTATCTTCCAGAGGTCGAAGTTATAGGAGATATTTCAGATTCTATTCATGAGATAGTTAGACGTTCAAATAGAATAGATACACCTAAACAGGCTCTCAAGGTAAAAGAAGACATGCACAAAAATTATGAAGAATACAGTGAAGATGATGGTTTCCCAATAAAGCCACAAAAAATACTATATGATTTACGCAGGGTTATGGGAAAAGATGATATAGTAATATCTGATGTAGGAGCTCATAAAATGTGGATAGCTAGAAATTATCACTGTTATAAGCCTAATACATGTATAATTTCAAATGGATTTGCATCAATGGGAATAGCTATTCCAGGAGCATTGGCAGCTAAGCTTGTGAATCCAGATAAAAAGGTAGTTGCAGTCACAGGTGATGGAGGTTTCATGATGAATTCGCAAGAACTTGAAACTGCGCTTAGAATAGGAACACCTTTTGTAACACTAATATTTAATGATAGCAACTATGGACTTATAAAGTGGAAGCAAGAAGAGAGATACGGAGAATCTGCTTATATAAACTTCACTAATCCTGATTTTAAAATGTATGCGGAAAGTATGGGACTTAAAGGTTATAGAATAACTAAGGCTGAGGAGTTAATACCTACACTAGAAGAAGCCTTTAGTCAGAAGGTTCCAGCAGTAATTGATTGTGCTGTAGACTATAGTGAAAATCTTAAATTATCACATAAATTAGAAGAGCTAAAATAG
- a CDS encoding class I SAM-dependent methyltransferase, whose product MKDDINKQITSNINEDAWNKETYSAWVQRFGTPKNAAERITKNPYKILSVLHEKFGDVKGKKIMNIMGSNGSKAVALALLGADVTVVDFSKGNMHYALDLAREANANINYILSDILKLPKDKLTEDYDIVFAEMGILHYFIDLKPFIEIINKLLKTNGLFVLRDFHPISTKLITSRGSTAKIRKHKVTGDYFDTSLEEKDAAFSKYLLDNSTPEKVLLRKWTLGEIVTAVAEGSFKIKSLNEEPNLSCDNFDKGIPKTFTLTAEKHN is encoded by the coding sequence ATGAAAGACGATATTAATAAGCAAATAACTTCTAATATAAACGAAGATGCATGGAATAAAGAAACATACTCAGCATGGGTTCAGCGCTTTGGAACTCCCAAAAATGCAGCAGAAAGAATAACTAAAAACCCTTATAAAATCTTATCAGTTTTGCATGAAAAGTTTGGAGATGTAAAAGGCAAAAAAATAATGAATATTATGGGGTCAAATGGCAGTAAAGCTGTTGCTTTAGCTTTACTTGGTGCTGATGTTACTGTTGTGGATTTTTCAAAAGGGAATATGCATTACGCTCTTGATTTAGCAAGAGAAGCTAATGCTAATATAAATTATATTCTAAGTGATATATTAAAACTACCTAAAGATAAATTAACAGAGGATTATGATATAGTATTTGCTGAAATGGGTATACTACACTATTTTATTGACTTGAAACCATTTATAGAAATAATAAATAAACTGCTTAAAACTAATGGATTATTTGTACTTAGAGACTTTCATCCTATATCTACTAAATTAATTACTTCTAGGGGCTCTACTGCAAAAATTAGAAAGCATAAAGTTACTGGAGATTATTTTGATACATCTCTAGAAGAAAAAGATGCCGCTTTTTCAAAATATCTTCTTGATAACAGTACCCCTGAAAAAGTACTTCTAAGAAAATGGACCCTTGGTGAAATTGTAACAGCTGTTGCAGAAGGCAGTTTTAAAATCAAATCACTTAATGAGGAACCAAACCTATCCTGTGATAACTTTGATAAGGGTATTCCAAAAACCTTTACCTTAACTGCTGAAAAACATAATTAA
- a CDS encoding heavy metal translocating P-type ATPase: MAKETLRIEGMTCAACARAVEKASSKLEGVSEANVNLASEKLSISFEEAKVNISDIQNAIEKAGYKALTETVNKTISIGGMTCAACARTVERVTGKLDGVTSSNVNLATEKLNISFEESKINLNGIKQAIEKAGYKALDEGSDIDVDKERKEKAIKSLWNRFKISAIFAVPLLIIAMGPMIFKAMGLMLPSIIDPMEHAKIYGVLELILVMPIIFEGRKFFKVGFKTLIKRSPNMDSLVAIGSGAAFLYSLFGLYQIFSGNHNAELYFESAGIILTLITLGKYMEAVSKGKTSEAIKKLIGLTPKTALIVKDGIEKEVAIDEVKPGDIVIVKPGSRLPVDGIVVEGSTAIDESMLTGESIPVLKKPGDKVIGASINKNGSIRYKVTKVGKDTVLSQIVKLVEDAQGSKAPIAKLADVVSGYFVPVVIVLAIIAALAWFISGKDLTFTLTIFISVLVIACPCALGLATPTAIMVGTGKGAEYGVLIKNGTALENTHKIQTIVFDKTGTITEGKPELTDIKVVGGISEEELLKIAASVEKTSEHPLGEAIVKEAESRKLELIKINDFKSITGHGIEAIVNGKKVFLGNKKLMEDNDINIKNIYDYVDNLAELGKTPMYIAIEKEIKGIIAVADSIKENSYKAIKKLHEMNIEVAMITGDNKKSASAIAKKLGIDKVLAEVLPEDKANEVKKLQESGKKVAMVGDGINDAPALAQADIGMAIGKGTDIAMESADIVLMKSDLMDVITAIELSKKTIKNIKENLFWAFGYNVVGIPVAMGILYLFNGPLLNPMIAAAAMSLSSVSVLTNALRLKRFKI, encoded by the coding sequence ATGGCAAAGGAGACTTTAAGAATAGAAGGAATGACATGTGCTGCGTGTGCAAGAGCAGTTGAGAAGGCCTCAAGTAAGTTGGAAGGCGTTTCTGAAGCAAATGTAAATCTTGCATCGGAAAAGTTAAGTATAAGTTTTGAGGAAGCTAAGGTAAATATATCAGATATTCAAAATGCAATAGAGAAAGCAGGGTATAAAGCATTAACGGAAACTGTAAATAAAACAATCTCCATTGGAGGAATGACATGTGCTGCTTGTGCGAGAACGGTTGAAAGAGTAACGGGTAAATTAGATGGTGTAACTAGTTCTAATGTGAATTTAGCAACAGAGAAGTTAAATATAAGCTTTGAAGAGTCTAAGATAAATCTTAATGGTATAAAACAGGCAATAGAAAAAGCAGGATATAAGGCATTAGACGAAGGTTCAGATATAGATGTTGATAAAGAAAGAAAAGAAAAGGCAATAAAAAGCTTATGGAATAGATTTAAAATATCAGCCATATTTGCAGTTCCACTGCTTATAATAGCAATGGGACCTATGATATTTAAAGCAATGGGTTTAATGCTACCTTCCATTATTGACCCAATGGAACATGCAAAAATTTATGGTGTTTTAGAACTTATACTAGTTATGCCGATTATATTTGAAGGAAGAAAATTTTTCAAGGTAGGATTTAAAACGCTTATAAAAAGAAGTCCTAATATGGATTCTTTAGTAGCTATTGGTTCGGGAGCTGCATTTTTATATAGTTTATTTGGATTGTATCAAATATTTAGTGGTAATCATAATGCAGAACTTTATTTTGAATCAGCAGGAATAATATTAACCTTAATAACTCTTGGTAAATATATGGAGGCTGTATCAAAGGGAAAAACCTCAGAGGCAATAAAGAAACTTATAGGATTAACACCTAAAACTGCGCTTATTGTAAAGGATGGAATTGAAAAGGAAGTAGCAATAGATGAAGTTAAACCTGGTGATATAGTAATTGTTAAACCAGGAAGCAGATTGCCAGTGGATGGAATAGTTGTAGAAGGAAGTACAGCTATTGATGAATCTATGCTTACAGGAGAGAGTATTCCTGTTTTAAAGAAGCCAGGAGATAAAGTTATAGGAGCAAGTATAAATAAAAATGGGTCTATAAGGTATAAGGTAACTAAAGTTGGTAAGGATACAGTGCTTTCACAAATTGTAAAACTTGTTGAGGATGCACAGGGCTCAAAAGCACCTATTGCTAAATTGGCAGATGTGGTATCAGGTTACTTTGTTCCAGTGGTAATAGTTCTTGCAATAATAGCAGCATTGGCTTGGTTTATATCAGGTAAGGATCTAACTTTTACATTAACAATATTTATATCAGTTCTTGTTATAGCTTGTCCTTGCGCACTAGGATTAGCTACACCAACAGCTATTATGGTAGGAACAGGAAAAGGTGCAGAGTATGGAGTACTGATTAAGAACGGTACAGCACTTGAAAATACTCATAAAATACAAACTATAGTATTTGATAAAACAGGTACTATAACTGAAGGAAAGCCTGAGTTAACAGACATAAAGGTAGTTGGAGGAATTTCTGAAGAGGAATTACTTAAAATAGCAGCTTCTGTTGAAAAGACATCTGAACATCCACTGGGAGAGGCAATTGTAAAAGAAGCAGAAAGCAGGAAGCTAGAACTTATAAAGATTAATGATTTTAAATCAATTACTGGTCATGGTATTGAAGCCATTGTAAATGGCAAAAAAGTATTTTTGGGAAATAAAAAATTGATGGAAGATAATGATATAAACATAAAAAATATATATGATTATGTAGACAATTTAGCAGAGCTTGGAAAAACACCAATGTATATTGCTATAGAAAAAGAAATAAAAGGAATAATAGCAGTTGCAGATAGCATAAAAGAAAATAGCTATAAAGCAATAAAAAAACTTCATGAAATGAATATAGAAGTGGCAATGATAACTGGAGATAATAAGAAATCTGCGAGTGCAATAGCGAAGAAACTTGGAATAGACAAAGTACTTGCAGAAGTTCTTCCAGAGGATAAGGCCAATGAAGTAAAAAAGCTTCAAGAGAGTGGTAAAAAAGTTGCTATGGTAGGTGATGGAATTAATGATGCGCCAGCACTAGCTCAAGCAGATATAGGGATGGCAATAGGTAAGGGAACTGATATTGCCATGGAATCAGCAGATATCGTGCTTATGAAAAGTGATCTTATGGATGTTATTACCGCTATAGAATTAAGTAAAAAAACTATAAAGAATATAAAAGAAAATTTGTTTTGGGCATTTGGATACAATGTAGTAGGAATTCCTGTGGCTATGGGAATTTTGTATTTATTTAATGGACCGCTGTTAAATCCAATGATAGCAGCAGCAGCTATGAGCTTAAGTTCAGTTTCCGTGTTAACTAATGCATTAAGATTAAAAAGGTTTAAAATATAA
- a CDS encoding metal-sensing transcriptional repressor translates to MNKEKENAVRALKTSKGQIEGIIKMIEDGRYCIDVSNQIVAASALLKKANMLILKQHLNNCVKEAFLHNNGEEKVNEIMELLSRINNK, encoded by the coding sequence TTGAATAAAGAAAAAGAAAATGCAGTTAGAGCTTTAAAGACATCAAAGGGACAAATTGAGGGAATAATAAAGATGATAGAAGATGGTAGGTATTGTATTGATGTATCTAATCAAATAGTTGCTGCTTCTGCGCTTTTAAAAAAAGCTAATATGCTTATATTGAAACAACATCTTAATAATTGTGTTAAAGAAGCATTTCTTCATAATAACGGAGAAGAAAAAGTCAATGAAATTATGGAGCTTCTTTCTAGAATAAATAATAAATAA
- a CDS encoding MgtC/SapB family protein — translation MFSYNTELTYFIRILIAGVCGGLIGYERKNRMKEAGIRTHFIVCLSSALIMIVSKYGFQDQVGVLNISIDPSRVAAQVVSGIGFLGAGMIFMRRQSVKGLTTAAGVWATAGVGLAIGSGLYIIGLLSSFIILLGQTFLHSNFSWLSTPKTEELSIKVLNEPDVISKLRNIFDQNDIFILSFKIKNTTEGNCEKQKLITMNLILKVPYSYDTSDFLLLIQDYPFIKCIEF, via the coding sequence ATGTTTAGTTATAATACCGAATTAACTTATTTTATTAGAATATTAATTGCAGGTGTATGTGGTGGTCTTATTGGATATGAAAGAAAAAATAGAATGAAAGAGGCTGGCATACGTACTCACTTTATCGTTTGTTTGAGTTCAGCTCTAATAATGATAGTATCTAAATACGGCTTTCAGGATCAAGTTGGTGTACTAAATATCTCAATAGACCCATCACGTGTTGCTGCTCAAGTTGTAAGTGGTATTGGTTTTTTAGGTGCTGGAATGATATTTATGAGGCGGCAATCTGTTAAAGGTCTAACTACTGCTGCTGGAGTTTGGGCCACTGCTGGAGTTGGCCTTGCTATTGGTTCAGGTCTTTATATTATAGGTTTACTTTCTTCTTTCATAATACTATTAGGTCAAACTTTTCTTCATAGTAATTTTTCTTGGCTTTCAACGCCAAAGACTGAAGAATTAAGCATTAAAGTATTAAATGAACCTGATGTAATAAGTAAACTTCGTAATATATTTGACCAGAATGACATTTTTATTTTAAGCTTTAAAATAAAAAATACTACTGAAGGTAATTGTGAAAAACAAAAACTTATAACTATGAATCTTATTCTAAAAGTACCTTACTCTTACGATACTTCTGATTTTCTTTTACTAATTCAGGACTATCCATTTATAAAATGCATAGAATTTTAA
- a CDS encoding NADP-dependent glyceraldehyde-3-phosphate dehydrogenase, protein MFENISSNRIYKNLFDGNWIESKTKNTIETHSPYDESLIGKIQAVSKDEVDEIFKNSRAAQKKWSDTPINERASIMRKAADILDDNAEYLAKVLSNEIAKDINSALSEVKRTADFIRYTANEGTHMEGEAISSDNFPGSKKGKISLVERVPLGVVLAISPFNYPVNLSASKVAPALIAGNSVVLKPPTVGAISALHLAEVFNAAGLPAGVLNTITGRGSEIGDYLITHEAVNLINFTGSSAVGKHISKIAGMIPVVLELGGKDAAIVLEDANLSAAANSIVSGAYGYSGQRCTAVKRVLVMDSVADKLVSLVKEKVKELKVGKPSENVTITPLIDNKAADYVQTLIDDAINKGATLVVGNKREKNLIYPTLFDNVTEDMRIAWEEPFGPVLPIIRVKSIDEAIDLSNRSEYGLQAAVFTENMHDAFYIANKLEVGTVQVNNKPERGPDHFPFLGTKSSGMGTQGVRYSIEAMTRHKSIVLNI, encoded by the coding sequence ATGTTTGAAAATATATCATCAAATAGAATTTATAAAAATTTATTTGATGGAAACTGGATTGAAAGTAAAACAAAAAATACTATAGAAACTCACTCTCCATATGATGAAAGTTTAATTGGAAAAATTCAAGCTGTATCAAAAGATGAAGTTGATGAGATTTTTAAGAATTCAAGGGCTGCTCAAAAAAAATGGAGTGATACTCCAATAAATGAACGTGCTAGCATTATGCGTAAAGCTGCTGACATATTAGATGATAATGCAGAATATCTAGCTAAAGTTCTATCAAATGAAATAGCAAAAGATATTAACTCTGCTCTCTCAGAAGTTAAAAGAACAGCTGACTTTATAAGATATACTGCTAATGAAGGCACTCACATGGAAGGTGAAGCTATTAGCTCTGATAATTTTCCAGGTTCAAAAAAAGGTAAAATTTCTTTAGTAGAAAGAGTTCCTTTAGGTGTAGTTTTAGCAATATCTCCTTTTAACTACCCTGTAAATCTATCAGCCTCTAAAGTTGCTCCAGCACTTATAGCTGGTAACAGTGTTGTATTAAAACCACCTACAGTTGGTGCTATAAGCGCACTTCATCTTGCGGAAGTTTTTAATGCCGCAGGTCTACCTGCAGGTGTTTTAAATACCATAACTGGAAGAGGTTCTGAAATAGGCGACTACCTTATCACTCATGAAGCTGTAAACCTAATTAATTTCACTGGAAGCTCTGCCGTAGGTAAACACATCTCTAAAATAGCAGGTATGATACCTGTGGTTTTAGAATTAGGTGGAAAAGATGCTGCTATTGTTCTTGAAGATGCTAATTTAAGTGCTGCTGCAAACAGTATAGTCTCTGGAGCTTATGGATACTCCGGTCAAAGATGTACTGCTGTAAAAAGAGTTCTTGTAATGGATTCTGTTGCTGATAAACTAGTTAGCCTAGTCAAGGAGAAAGTAAAAGAATTAAAGGTTGGTAAACCTTCTGAAAATGTAACTATAACTCCCCTTATAGATAACAAAGCTGCTGACTATGTTCAAACTCTTATTGATGATGCCATAAATAAAGGTGCAACTTTAGTTGTGGGAAATAAGCGTGAAAAAAACTTAATATATCCAACACTATTTGATAATGTAACTGAAGATATGAGAATAGCTTGGGAAGAGCCTTTTGGTCCAGTACTTCCTATCATCCGTGTAAAAAGTATAGATGAGGCAATAGACCTTTCAAACAGGTCTGAATATGGTCTTCAAGCAGCAGTATTTACTGAAAATATGCATGATGCCTTTTATATTGCAAACAAACTAGAGGTCGGAACCGTCCAAGTAAATAATAAACCTGAAAGAGGTCCTGATCACTTTCCATTCCTTGGCACAAAATCTTCTGGTATGGGAACTCAAGGTGTTAGATACAGTATAGAAGCTATGACAAGACATAAATCCATAGTTTTAAATATATAA
- a CDS encoding glycosyltransferase family 2 protein: protein MGYRVVYSVVVPIFNEELVILESYKRLKEVMDKTNEEYELVFVNDGSRDSTKKKTELICEKDDRVKLVNFSRNFGHQAAITAGMDVAVGDAIVVIDADLQDPPEVILQMIEKWKQGYEVVYGKRAKREGETFFKKITSSMYYRILKSMTNVDVPVDVGDFRLIDRKVCDALASLPEKSRYVRGLVSWVGFKQTYVEFVRHERFAGETKYPLKKMVKLALDGITSLSYKPLAFSSYMGVIFSIIGVIAAISIIIRNVVLKAHVLSLGLLLSLIVIMFGMLFVTNGIMGQYIARIFEESKERPVYIIDNIVNYKEQDMQRKKVN from the coding sequence ATGGGATACAGAGTAGTTTATAGTGTGGTTGTGCCCATATTTAATGAGGAACTTGTTATTCTTGAAAGTTATAAAAGACTCAAAGAGGTTATGGATAAAACGAATGAAGAATATGAGTTAGTGTTTGTCAATGATGGAAGTAGAGATTCCACAAAGAAAAAAACAGAGCTAATTTGTGAAAAGGACGATAGAGTCAAACTTGTTAATTTCTCAAGAAATTTTGGACATCAAGCAGCAATAACAGCTGGAATGGATGTAGCAGTTGGAGATGCAATAGTAGTAATTGATGCAGATCTTCAAGATCCACCAGAAGTAATATTACAAATGATTGAAAAATGGAAACAAGGATACGAGGTTGTTTATGGAAAAAGAGCTAAAAGAGAGGGAGAAACTTTTTTTAAGAAAATTACTTCAAGCATGTACTATAGAATATTAAAGAGTATGACCAATGTGGATGTACCAGTAGATGTTGGGGATTTTAGACTTATTGATAGAAAAGTTTGCGATGCGTTAGCTTCGCTTCCTGAAAAAAGTAGATATGTTAGAGGACTTGTTAGTTGGGTTGGCTTTAAACAAACTTATGTAGAGTTTGTAAGACACGAAAGATTTGCAGGTGAAACAAAATACCCATTAAAGAAAATGGTTAAGTTAGCACTAGATGGTATAACATCACTTTCATACAAACCGCTTGCATTTTCAAGTTATATGGGTGTGATTTTTTCAATTATAGGTGTAATTGCTGCTATTAGTATAATTATAAGAAATGTAGTGTTAAAGGCACATGTTTTAAGTTTAGGTTTACTACTATCATTAATTGTAATTATGTTTGGTATGTTATTTGTTACTAATGGTATTATGGGGCAGTATATTGCAAGAATATTTGAGGAAAGTAAGGAGAGGCCTGTCTATATAATAGATAACATAGTAAACTATAAAGAGCAGGATATGCAACGAAAAAAAGTAAATTAA